From Vicingus serpentipes, the proteins below share one genomic window:
- a CDS encoding YggS family pyridoxal phosphate-dependent enzyme, with the protein MSITTNLKQIQLAIPENVTLVAVSKTKPNEAILEAYQTGQRIFGENKVQELTDKFESLPKDIEWHMIGHLQSNKVKYIAPFVSLIHGVDSFKLLKEINKRAAQNNRTINCLLQIHIAEEETKFGFDSTEVTELIESEKFKGLQNVNVIGLMGMATFTDNEAQIKKEFSSLQTLFTKLKNQHPKLNTLSMGMSGDYQLAIECGSTMIRVGSSIFGNRN; encoded by the coding sequence ATGTCGATTACCACCAACCTAAAACAAATACAATTAGCCATACCAGAAAACGTAACCCTTGTTGCGGTTTCTAAAACAAAACCTAACGAAGCTATTTTAGAAGCTTACCAAACTGGTCAACGTATTTTTGGTGAAAACAAAGTACAAGAACTTACTGACAAATTTGAAAGCCTACCTAAAGATATTGAATGGCACATGATTGGCCACCTACAAAGTAACAAAGTAAAATACATTGCTCCTTTTGTAAGTTTAATACATGGGGTTGATAGTTTTAAATTACTGAAAGAGATTAATAAAAGAGCTGCTCAAAACAATAGAACAATTAATTGCTTATTGCAGATACATATTGCTGAAGAAGAAACAAAGTTTGGGTTTGATTCTACTGAAGTAACTGAATTAATTGAAAGTGAAAAATTCAAGGGATTACAAAATGTAAATGTGATAGGTTTAATGGGAATGGCAACATTTACAGATAATGAAGCTCAAATAAAAAAAGAGTTTAGCTCACTTCAAACACTATTTACGAAACTAAAAAACCAACACCCAAAACTTAACACATTAAGCATGGGTATGAGTGGCGACTACCAATTAGCTATTGAATGTGGAAGCACTATGATTAGGGTTGGTAGTTCAATTTTTGGAAACAGAAATTAG